gcgggctgcctgcaataggtcCCCAGgcatgtccccatccctctgccccagccatcgcccccttagcccccagtggtactcacatcactcccggctggctgcagctgctgctggtgataTAGGCAGAGGTGATGAGGCGCCGCGGGATGGGGCGCTGGTGGTAGGTGAAGCAGCACGTGGTGGGGACAGCATCTGTGAGGGCAGAGACGGAGAGCCCTGGTGAGACCCCAGGCACAGGGGTTCCCGGGGGATTTGCTGTCTCCCCTCTTGTGTCCTGTTCCCTCGGTGCCAGCATTGGCCTCCTGGTCCCAGGCCTCCCCCTGCTGATGGGGATGGAGCTCTCAGTCTGCCCCGGCAGCTCCTATGGAGCAATGGCACAGTGAGCCCCAGGGAGGATGCAGTGCTGCCGGACTCACCGAGATGGGCCTCAGGTGGGGCGCGGGGGGGCACGAGGAGGAGAGCGACCAGAGCAGCTGCGGAGACCTTCATGGTGCTGTGGAGCTGAGGGATCTGcgtgcagggctggagctgggctctgcagggctctgcacaaTGCTCGGCCCTGTGGCCATGCCCTGCTTTTATCCCCGGCCGCAGGGCCGGCGCAGGttttcaaggagagaaaaagagtcCATGCTAGCAGGGAAATCCTGTCAGAGCACGCGGAtttgctgagctgcagaaggaagcCGCAGAGAGGGAAGCgctggccatggggctgcaACTTTCAGATTCTCTTTGGGTGCCCCAAACCCCCCAGCACCAACGCTGCCACTGCCGCAAGGATCCCCCAGCAGCCATGAGCCAGGCTGGGGCACAAAGCTCCATGGCCAGAGCCCCAGTGGCAGTCCCAAGCAGGCAGCAAGTTCCAGGCAgggatttgctttgcagcatcGCTGTGCTGgggggctgaggagctgctctgtggatgGACACcgccaggctctgctgctattgCTGGCAGAAAACCACTGCCAGGAGAAAGCTCCCACCTTAGCCCCAGTTTTGGCACAAACAGCccttctcaccctgctcccctgctcacagcagggataCAGAGTTAGTTTCAGACCCGacacccaggctggggagatcAGTAATAAGCCGTAATAAGCAGTGGGTCTGGCCCCCACCTGGGCACACTGTCCCCACCACAGTGGGGTGGACAGCGGCATCCATGAGGAATGGCTCTCGGAGATCCGAGAGGAGCacggaggaaggggaggggggcagaaaacaaaagtgacGCGCAGTGCAATTCTTCATCCACTGGTGTCAAGGAGGCTGCCCAGCAGGATGCCGAGACGAAATTCCTGCAGACCGCCTTCACCCTGTGTGAAGCTGGCAGGGCCAGGGGCTTCTCGCAGTGCCTGCAGGAGTTCTACCACCAATTGCAGGTGGTAGAGACTGTTATAAAGATTTCGTCTTAGCCGTGAtctgattctattattttattacaactgATTACtatcgagaggcaataagcaatcagcgctgggtgcgccggggagtCTCCGCCGCACCAGAGACGCacaccggggtctttggggtctagtctcttacacttcttggcccggggtctcagccaatcccttcttctgtacctgGATGCCTACGtggcccctttccattattctgtTCTCGTTGCTGGGGCCATTCTCCGGTGAAGACCTTGCTGACCGTCTTGGTAGTACATTAACGGGGAGATGTCTTTCCCATGCAATTAACCACCATCTTAGCCCCGTAAATTCCATTCGCTCTctggttacttatcctgtaacGGGATGTACGTATCTCTTAGTTACATAGcccccttaaagcattcaagcagttaatCAAAGCACTCTTTAAGCAACAGAGGGGTTCCCAGCAGTTCACCAAAGCACCCTTAGGAAACAAAGCGGTTGAGTAAGAGGGATTATTCCTTGGTTTCTCCTCTCTCATCAGTGTATGGCCAGGAACATTCACCATAACCATGAACATTCCTGTACATCCCCCACAAGGTACAACGGTCACGTAGGCGATGGCGGCGCGCGCGGCGCTCTGCGTGCCCGGGGCGGCGCTCTCCCTGTACGCGCTCCATGTGGAGCGGGCGCGCGCGCAGGGCCCCGGGTACTGCGCACGCTGGGACCTGGCCGAGGCGGTGTCGTGCACGCGCGTGATCGCGTCCCGGTGGGGGCATGgcctggggctggtggagccACTGCTGGGCCGGGACAGCGCCGCCAGCGTCCCCAGTGGGGCCGTGGGGGTCGTGTTCTGCCTCCTGCAAGGGGTTCTGGGGCCCATGCGTGGCCGCGGGGCCTCTGCGGTGCTGCTGGCGTCGGCGCTGGCGTCGGCGCTGGCGTCGCTGTGGCTGGCGGCCATCTTGGCCTTCGCCCTGCACGACCTCTGCCCCGTCTGCCTCAGCACCTACGGCCTcaacctgctcctgctgcgCCTCAACCTGCGCCGCTGGCGCCAGCGCCCCCAAACCCACTGAATTCAGCCCAAAACGGGGCCAGCAATCACAGCAACGggggaaaaagaattattttgaagccttgggtgggatggtttagtgtgaggtgtccctgcctatggcgggggggttggaactggatgatcttgaggtcctttccagccctaactattccgtgattctatgattctatgattattaatCGAGCCCTTAAGCAGGTGTTGATAGGGGatacacaaaacaaagaagggggagatgtggggaggGAAGGCCATCAGacttgcatgaaaaagagtgtCCAGCCCCGGGCAcacaggagagcacttggactgcagccttcttcaatgggaaagcttattgctgctaaaaaagggggggaaaatacccaaaataaattatgttataaattgagaccacaacggatcataatccaattaaaattttattaattgtagcaagtagaatatgagcaaagacagcgctggacgacaggggagtctgcgctccgccaactgccgtgttaagtatttcaaacagcccctttttatacatctttacttcgttgttcatgaaatagtggaagtactctgcgcatgcttcagttgttgttagggggtagtttcctgcctcctggtgagaagtcttcctcctttgatccttcatccatatgtctttgcagggagttgttagtcttagctctgccagttcctgggacatcttgcggctatcttatcttggccagctgtgttttatctctgtcagttcctttacatttggcttaacatatatcttaataaacaatacactagtctatagtttctcacatggaacatcttacagctatctttaggcaacatctgctatgtttgcataagcgataagcgattgcggttggcgactgttagtctatgtaagctgtgtccggtgactgtttgagtaagcaatttcatactttttattgcctaacctttacattgggcttaacataaatcttaataaacaatatcctaattcatagtttcttacaatcccccctttttcttttatcctattattgtttattagatgctgctttcattttcagaattgtaagccaaccttgttccacactcccaacatttatcataacactcacaaggtaattccttacaatcacaggtatatttttttacgtggcatgacacattcacaacaatcttcatcctcatccatagatacactcttatattttaccccagatctcgtagttaaaataagcagttttgctatgtcaaaccgttctctaataaagtgtaaaatatagcgtaatatacaaggcccaaatataagtcccaaaaccaacataataagcggtcctgctaaagcagacaacaaagtggttagccaaggtgaaatattaaaccaattttcataccatgacctgcccgcctcacaatctttcttacgttgatctaacctttcCCGGAGTTCTACAtaaaggttgtacagggaattcaggttgtcccatcccagtgaaagtggttatcactttggaagTTTCCcaggatattaattcccactttaatggttcatgcgggtttccatttgcttgggttattatcaataacaaaactaacggtataccagaaaaaagggtgtctgtcaattttgccaatttaagtatatttttaccagtcctggggaagttcggccattgctggctttgcatcccattgttctggttcttttctccacagtttattcctcctctgcctcgcccgtcgactcggttgcttcgagccacggggtgtaccatcttctcggcagcaagggaattcttcaggagaacagctgt
The Lathamus discolor isolate bLatDis1 chromosome 14, bLatDis1.hap1, whole genome shotgun sequence genome window above contains:
- the LOC136021980 gene encoding vitamin K epoxide reductase complex subunit 1-like, yielding MAARAALCVPGAALSLYALHVERARAQGPGYCARWDLAEAVSCTRVIASRWGHGLGLVEPLLGRDSAASVPSGAVGVVFCLLQGVLGPMRGRGASAVLLASALASALASLWLAAILAFALHDLCPVCLSTYGLNLLLLRLNLRRWRQRPQTH
- the LOC136021993 gene encoding C-C motif chemokine 3-like, with the translated sequence MKVSAAALVALLLVPPRAPPEAHLDAVPTTCCFTYHQRPIPRRLITSAYITSSSCSQPGVIMVTKKELCTDPRAGWVQAQVQHFQSLKN